The Pirellulales bacterium genome has a segment encoding these proteins:
- a CDS encoding EF-hand domain-containing protein, producing the protein MRSTICIAATTALALLLLAGNAYAADGTPPKHEQHANPATIAQHMLERFDTNGDGKLDANELSAALEQHQEKHATAAKVVKAGKTAKGSGAVSDTARAEALIKRFDTDGDHKLNEAELQTMLTTLQAAHAAHKKPAAASL; encoded by the coding sequence ATGCGTTCCACAATTTGTATTGCGGCAACCACCGCCTTGGCTCTGCTGCTGCTCGCAGGCAACGCCTACGCCGCCGACGGCACTCCACCAAAACATGAGCAGCATGCCAACCCCGCGACCATTGCCCAGCACATGCTCGAACGGTTCGACACCAATGGTGACGGCAAGCTCGACGCCAACGAACTGTCTGCCGCCTTAGAGCAGCACCAGGAAAAACACGCCACCGCCGCCAAGGTCGTCAAGGCCGGAAAAACCGCCAAAGGATCGGGGGCTGTCTCCGACACCGCGCGGGCCGAAGCACTCATCAAACGCTTCGACACCGACGGCGACCACAAGCTGAACGAAGCCGAACTGCAAACCATGCTCACCACTTTGCAAGCCGCCCACGCCGCTCACAAAAAACCCGCCGCGGCAAGTCTCTAA
- a CDS encoding PDZ domain-containing protein, which translates to MLPNPSRRRLLSVVLFLLCSAWRAAGANAESTKPIELQVDASEAPRRLFHARLIIPVKPGPLTLCYPQWIPGEHGPNGPINDLAGLKIEAAEKPLPWKRDDVDLYSFHIVVPKGVDSIQVSLDYLAPGTDDADRFTSVPTTPNMAIIHWYTLLLYPQGKAAHDIPVHAKLTLPPQWKLATALPLETEAAPTTTFQTVPLETLADSPVLCGRYLKEISLGASGGAPHWLEAACDSAEGLRASDEVVDEYRRLVAEAQALFGARHYRSYRFLMALSDKMPHGAVEHHESSDNHLPERFFLDEKYRKQATAWVLAHEYVHSWNGKYRRPEGLATADFQQPMRTGMLWVYEGLTEYLGFVLAARSGLYTPELSQENFAVIADWAQNRSGRDWRPLVDTAVAAPFLYKARGDWSSLRRGVDFYNEGALLWLDADTLIREKTGGRKSLDDFCKAFYGGADGPPEVKPYRFDDVVAALNAVLPYDWKTFLEDRLNTAGSPAPLDGLTRGGWKLTYSDKPGDLIKTRDEAAKSSDLHSSLGFIVNNEGAISDVLPGSPAAKAGVGPGMKLIAVNNRRFTTERLQDAVAATKSDESKLSLLLEDDDFFHSATLEYDAGLRYPHLERVANSPDRLSDIFQPRAKTAK; encoded by the coding sequence ATGTTACCCAACCCAAGTCGTCGTCGGTTGCTCAGCGTCGTATTGTTTCTGTTGTGTTCCGCCTGGCGCGCGGCGGGCGCCAATGCGGAATCAACCAAACCCATCGAGCTGCAGGTCGACGCCAGCGAAGCGCCCCGCCGCTTGTTTCACGCCCGGCTGATCATACCCGTTAAGCCCGGTCCGCTGACGCTCTGTTATCCGCAGTGGATACCCGGCGAACACGGCCCCAACGGCCCCATCAACGATTTGGCAGGTTTGAAAATCGAAGCGGCCGAAAAGCCGCTGCCTTGGAAGCGGGACGATGTCGATCTGTACTCCTTTCACATTGTGGTGCCCAAGGGAGTCGATTCCATTCAAGTTTCGCTCGATTACCTGGCGCCGGGCACTGACGATGCCGATCGTTTCACCAGCGTTCCCACCACGCCAAATATGGCGATCATCCATTGGTACACGTTGCTGTTGTATCCCCAGGGAAAAGCCGCGCACGACATTCCAGTACACGCCAAACTTACGCTGCCTCCGCAGTGGAAATTGGCCACGGCGCTTCCGCTGGAAACTGAAGCAGCCCCCACCACGACGTTTCAAACCGTGCCGTTGGAAACGCTGGCCGATTCGCCAGTTTTGTGCGGTCGCTATCTGAAGGAAATTTCGCTGGGCGCCTCCGGCGGCGCTCCGCATTGGCTGGAGGCGGCCTGCGACAGCGCCGAAGGCCTGCGGGCCAGCGATGAAGTCGTGGACGAATATCGCCGGCTGGTCGCGGAGGCCCAAGCCTTGTTCGGCGCGCGGCATTATCGTTCGTATCGCTTCCTGATGGCGCTCAGCGATAAAATGCCCCACGGCGCCGTGGAACATCACGAAAGCAGCGACAATCATCTTCCGGAGCGTTTTTTTCTCGACGAGAAGTATCGCAAGCAAGCCACCGCCTGGGTGCTGGCCCACGAGTATGTGCATTCTTGGAACGGCAAGTATCGCCGGCCCGAAGGCTTGGCCACGGCCGACTTTCAACAGCCGATGCGCACCGGCATGTTATGGGTTTACGAAGGACTGACCGAATACCTGGGTTTTGTGCTGGCGGCGCGCAGCGGCCTATACACGCCGGAGCTTTCGCAAGAAAACTTCGCCGTGATTGCCGATTGGGCCCAAAACCGCAGCGGCCGCGATTGGCGTCCGCTGGTCGATACCGCCGTCGCCGCGCCGTTTTTGTACAAAGCGCGGGGCGATTGGTCCAGTCTGCGGCGCGGCGTCGATTTCTACAACGAGGGCGCTTTGCTATGGCTCGATGCCGACACGCTCATCCGTGAAAAAACAGGCGGCCGCAAAAGCCTTGACGATTTTTGCAAGGCCTTTTACGGCGGCGCCGATGGTCCGCCCGAAGTGAAACCTTACCGCTTCGACGACGTTGTCGCCGCGCTGAACGCCGTCCTGCCTTATGACTGGAAAACGTTTTTGGAAGATCGCTTGAACACCGCCGGTTCGCCGGCGCCGCTGGACGGCCTGACACGCGGTGGTTGGAAGCTGACATATTCCGACAAGCCCGGCGATTTGATCAAAACCCGAGACGAGGCGGCCAAAAGTTCCGATCTGCACAGCTCGCTCGGCTTCATCGTGAATAACGAGGGAGCCATTTCCGATGTCCTGCCCGGCAGTCCGGCGGCCAAAGCCGGCGTTGGTCCCGGCATGAAGTTAATCGCCGTCAACAACCGGCGGTTCACCACCGAGCGCCTCCAGGACGCCGTCGCAGCCACGAAATCAGACGAATCAAAACTCTCGCTGCTGTTGGAAGACGACGATTTCTTCCATTCGGCCACACTGGAATACGACGCTGGCCTTCGCTATCCACATTTGGAGCGCGTGGCAAATTCGCCCGATCGGCTCAGCGACATCTTCCAGCCCCGGGCGAAAACGGCGAAATAA
- a CDS encoding DUF1559 domain-containing protein yields the protein MSASLERRASTLVGRRKVRGAASPRMQSAFTLVELLVVIAIIGILIALLLPAVQAAREAANRNACSNNMKQLGLALLNYEDTRKALPPIQTSVVVPGSTAPAFAVQTPGAVGAATAATGPGQWTGGAAAYSWAVLILPQLEETPLYQNISTNSQKFLLSAFNTSVVNGSPGTSAVTSFPHASTTQLKQFQCPSFAGDPTIDTSPTGAGSAGTPTTGTPVATYSNANGFGFQGGAAGVAVTNYSAMAGTHVYGSGIVSGAAAETSAAGAPTKSMDSTGNDGAMQWRGTAFDQGRKLAALESGDGASKVPLAAETRERRLASWYDGSTNWLVAARHGDSTGAAITVTVALATIQTLNGLAVQGHLIAAATGGTPPATNPNGSALNWGPTASNFNACYMPANYVNADPNIIYPRLWGPSSNHAGGVVNHVFGDGHVDGLNDAMDPNMYLWVVTRNGGEPQSY from the coding sequence ATGTCAGCTTCTCTCGAAAGACGAGCCTCGACCCTCGTCGGCCGGCGCAAAGTTCGTGGCGCGGCAAGCCCGCGGATGCAATCTGCGTTTACGCTGGTCGAACTGCTGGTGGTGATTGCCATCATCGGTATTTTGATTGCCCTGCTGTTGCCGGCGGTCCAGGCAGCCCGCGAAGCAGCCAATCGGAACGCGTGTTCCAATAACATGAAGCAGCTTGGCCTGGCATTGTTGAATTATGAAGATACGCGCAAGGCGTTGCCGCCCATTCAAACCAGCGTGGTTGTGCCGGGATCAACAGCTCCTGCATTTGCCGTGCAGACCCCCGGCGCCGTTGGCGCTGCGACCGCGGCAACAGGCCCTGGCCAATGGACCGGCGGCGCTGCGGCGTACAGTTGGGCCGTGTTAATTTTACCGCAATTGGAAGAAACGCCGTTGTACCAAAACATTTCGACCAACTCGCAAAAGTTCCTGTTGTCGGCATTTAATACTTCGGTGGTCAACGGCAGTCCGGGAACTTCCGCGGTAACCAGCTTTCCGCACGCTTCGACCACGCAATTGAAGCAATTTCAGTGCCCAAGTTTTGCCGGCGATCCGACGATCGATACCTCTCCGACCGGAGCGGGCAGCGCGGGAACTCCGACCACGGGTACGCCTGTTGCAACCTACTCCAATGCGAATGGATTCGGCTTCCAGGGCGGCGCCGCTGGCGTGGCGGTTACCAACTACAGCGCCATGGCCGGTACGCACGTTTACGGGAGCGGCATTGTGAGTGGAGCAGCTGCAGAGACCTCTGCCGCCGGAGCCCCGACGAAGAGCATGGATTCTACGGGCAATGACGGCGCCATGCAGTGGCGCGGCACGGCGTTCGATCAGGGGCGTAAATTGGCGGCCTTGGAAAGCGGCGACGGCGCTTCCAAAGTGCCCTTGGCGGCTGAAACGCGAGAACGGCGGTTGGCCTCCTGGTACGATGGTTCCACAAACTGGCTAGTTGCCGCCCGGCATGGCGATTCGACGGGCGCCGCCATTACAGTAACAGTGGCTCTGGCGACCATACAAACCCTGAATGGTTTGGCGGTGCAGGGGCATTTAATCGCGGCGGCCACTGGCGGTACTCCTCCTGCGACGAACCCAAACGGCTCCGCCTTGAATTGGGGTCCGACTGCGTCCAACTTCAATGCGTGTTATATGCCGGCCAATTATGTTAATGCTGATCCTAACATCATTTATCCTCGATTGTGGGGGCCCAGCAGCAACCACGCGGGCGGAGTTGTGAACCACGTGTTTGGCGACGGCCACGTGGACGGATTGAACGACGCTATGGACCCGAACATGTATTTGTGGGTTGTGACGCGAAACGGGGGTGAGCCGCAGAGTTATTAG
- a CDS encoding UDP-glucuronic acid decarboxylase family protein produces the protein MAGIKRILVTGGAGFLGSHLCERLVNDGHDVVCADNFFTSQKTNVAPLLERPNFELLRHDIIQPLFLEVDEIYNLACPAAPGHYQYNPIKTIKTSVIGAINLLGMAKRCRAKILQASTSEIYGDPEVHPQPESYRGAVNTLGPRACYDEGKRAAETLFMDYHRMNRVNIRIVRIFNTYGPRMHPYDGRVVSNFIRQALAGENITIYGDGSQTRSFCYRDDLIDGMLRMMNTPDDCIGPINLGNPDEFTILELAQLVIELTRSKAKLVYKPALPDDPAKRRPDITLAREKLGWQPRIKLREGLQKTIDWFRTIDLNQYRAPTPNY, from the coding sequence GTGGCAGGAATCAAACGCATCCTCGTGACCGGCGGCGCCGGATTTTTGGGTTCCCATTTGTGCGAGCGCCTGGTAAACGACGGCCACGACGTCGTCTGCGCCGATAACTTCTTCACCAGCCAAAAAACCAACGTCGCTCCGCTTCTGGAACGCCCCAATTTCGAATTGCTCCGCCACGACATCATCCAACCCCTCTTTCTGGAAGTCGACGAAATCTACAACCTCGCCTGCCCCGCCGCCCCGGGGCACTATCAATACAACCCGATCAAAACCATCAAAACTTCCGTCATCGGCGCCATCAATCTGTTGGGCATGGCCAAGCGCTGCCGGGCCAAAATTCTCCAGGCCTCCACCAGCGAAATCTACGGCGATCCAGAAGTCCATCCGCAGCCCGAGTCTTACCGCGGAGCCGTGAACACCCTCGGACCACGCGCTTGCTACGATGAAGGCAAACGCGCCGCCGAAACCCTGTTCATGGATTACCACCGCATGAACCGCGTCAACATTCGCATCGTCCGCATCTTCAACACTTACGGACCCCGAATGCACCCCTACGATGGCCGCGTGGTGTCCAATTTCATCCGCCAGGCGCTGGCGGGCGAAAACATCACCATCTACGGCGACGGCAGCCAAACCCGCTCGTTCTGTTACCGCGACGACCTCATCGACGGCATGCTCCGCATGATGAACACGCCCGACGATTGCATCGGACCCATCAACTTGGGCAACCCCGACGAATTCACCATTTTGGAGTTGGCCCAGTTGGTCATCGAATTGACCCGCTCCAAGGCAAAGTTGGTCTACAAGCCGGCGCTGCCCGACGACCCCGCCAAACGCCGTCCCGATATCACCCTGGCCCGCGAAAAACTCGGCTGGCAGCCCCGCATCAAACTGCGCGAAGGGCTGCAAAAAACCATCGACTGGTTCCGCACCATCGACCTCAACCAATACCGCGCCCCCACGCCGAATTATTGA